In Nocardioides marinus, one DNA window encodes the following:
- a CDS encoding YeiH family protein, whose protein sequence is MPTDLAVRPGTAGNQAPPVPPGVRAGLSLAAGLGLVAVVVHTLVPGVPTTLVAVLLGAVVAVSGALEGRRGALVAPGLHVASRRVLRIGVALLGLQVALTEVLALGWPVLAVVLLVVTGGIAGTLALGRVLGLRGELVVLVAAGFSICGAAAVAAVAGVRRSRDADTAAAVSLVVLCGSVVMVGLPVLALLAGLDPVAAGAWSGASTHEVGQVVVAGGLAGGGTALSLAVLVKLGRVLLLAPVVAVLGWRARSAGAAAGERAPVVPGFVVVFVLLAVVRTWVPLPEGLLALAGLVQDVTLAVAMAALGCALRPRVLGAVGGRGLALAACSTGLVVLLGAPVVLAL, encoded by the coding sequence ATGCCCACCGATCTCGCCGTCCGCCCCGGAACGGCCGGCAACCAGGCCCCGCCGGTGCCGCCCGGCGTGCGGGCCGGACTGTCGCTGGCCGCCGGGCTCGGGCTGGTGGCGGTGGTGGTGCACACGCTGGTGCCGGGCGTCCCGACCACGCTGGTCGCCGTGCTGCTCGGCGCTGTGGTCGCCGTCTCGGGGGCGCTGGAGGGCCGGCGGGGTGCGCTCGTCGCGCCGGGCCTGCACGTCGCCTCGCGTCGCGTGCTGCGCATCGGCGTCGCCCTCCTGGGGCTGCAGGTGGCGCTGACCGAGGTGCTGGCGCTGGGCTGGCCGGTGCTCGCCGTCGTGCTGCTGGTGGTGACCGGGGGGATCGCCGGGACGCTGGCCCTGGGGCGTGTCCTCGGGCTGCGCGGGGAGCTCGTCGTGCTCGTGGCGGCCGGGTTCTCGATCTGCGGGGCGGCTGCGGTCGCGGCCGTCGCCGGCGTACGCCGCAGCCGGGACGCCGACACGGCCGCGGCGGTCTCCCTCGTGGTGCTGTGCGGCAGCGTCGTGATGGTGGGGCTGCCGGTCCTCGCGCTGCTGGCCGGCCTGGACCCGGTGGCGGCGGGCGCCTGGTCGGGGGCCAGCACCCACGAGGTGGGCCAGGTCGTCGTCGCCGGTGGGCTCGCGGGCGGCGGGACGGCGCTCTCCCTGGCCGTGCTGGTCAAGCTCGGCCGGGTACTGCTGCTCGCACCGGTCGTCGCGGTGCTCGGGTGGCGGGCGCGGTCGGCGGGTGCGGCGGCGGGGGAGCGGGCGCCGGTCGTCCCCGGCTTCGTGGTGGTGTTCGTGCTGCTGGCGGTGGTGCGGACGTGGGTGCCGCTGCCCGAGGGCCTGCTGGCGCTCGCGGGCCTGGTGCAGGACGTCACTCTCGCGGTCGCGATGGCCGCCCTGGGCTGCGCGCTGCGGCCG
- a CDS encoding LysR family transcriptional regulator, whose translation MNDRPDLVALDLLVRVAAGGSVGAAARDLGTTQPHASRLLSRLERQLGLQLLERSPAGSRVTSEGEVVVAWARQALEAVDRVSTGARSLAAERAARLRVVASLTIAEQLAPAWIARFRREQPGHQVRLEVANSEQVLERVLSGEVPLGFVESPSVPQEVSVAAVGLDRLVVVVAPEHPWARRTTPLSPAELADAELVLREEGSGTRRTLARALTRAGAPLGGHHLELASTAAVRAAALQGDLPAVLSELGVADQLATGALVEVPVAGLDLARTLRAVWLPSRRPVGDAARLLRIARASHETTRDEPRA comes from the coding sequence ATGAATGATCGCCCCGACCTGGTCGCCCTCGACCTGCTGGTGCGGGTCGCGGCCGGCGGGTCGGTGGGCGCGGCCGCGCGAGACCTCGGCACCACGCAGCCGCACGCGAGCCGGCTGCTCTCCCGCCTCGAGCGCCAGCTGGGCCTGCAGCTGCTCGAGCGCAGCCCCGCCGGCTCGCGGGTCACCTCCGAGGGCGAGGTCGTGGTCGCGTGGGCCCGGCAGGCGCTGGAGGCGGTCGACCGGGTGAGCACGGGCGCGCGCTCCCTGGCCGCCGAGCGGGCCGCCCGGCTGCGTGTGGTCGCGAGCCTCACCATCGCCGAGCAGCTGGCACCGGCGTGGATCGCGCGGTTCCGCCGCGAGCAGCCGGGCCATCAGGTGCGGCTCGAGGTCGCCAACAGCGAGCAGGTCCTGGAGCGGGTGCTGAGCGGCGAGGTCCCCCTGGGCTTCGTGGAGTCGCCCTCGGTGCCGCAGGAGGTCTCGGTCGCCGCGGTGGGCCTGGACCGCCTCGTGGTCGTGGTCGCCCCGGAGCACCCGTGGGCCCGGCGTACCACCCCGCTCTCCCCGGCCGAGCTGGCCGACGCCGAGCTGGTGCTGCGGGAGGAGGGCTCGGGGACCCGCCGCACCCTGGCCCGGGCCCTGACCCGTGCCGGCGCACCGCTGGGCGGCCACCACCTCGAGCTGGCCAGCACCGCCGCCGTCCGCGCGGCCGCGCTGCAGGGCGACCTCCCGGCCGTGCTGAGCGAGCTGGGCGTCGCCGACCAGCTGGCCACCGGCGCCCTGGTCGAGGTGCCGGTGGCCGGGCTGGACCTCGCCCGCACCCTGCGCGCGGTGTGGCTGCCCAGCCGGCGCCCGGTCGGCGACGCGGCGCGGCTGCTGCGGATCGCCCGCGCCTCCCACGAGACCACCCGGGACGAGCCGAGGGCGTAG
- a CDS encoding PIG-L deacetylase family protein produces MSTDEAPAPLTALREDWERLLCVVAHPDDLEFGAAAAVARWTGQGKQVVYCMVTSGEAGIDAMSPEECRPVREAEQVESARVVGVDTVDFLGLPDGVLEYGVPLRRAIAGAVRRHRPDVVLTGNFRDTWGGANLNQADHIAVGRAVLDAVRDAGNRWVFTEQLAEGGGSLERWDGVGEVWAFGSPQSTHAVDTTDTFDAGVASLEAHRAYIDGLGWEHFDPREFLEGMARATGQRLGCAFAAPFEVFAMGWGE; encoded by the coding sequence ATGAGCACCGACGAGGCACCGGCCCCCCTGACGGCGTTGCGCGAGGACTGGGAGCGGCTGCTGTGCGTGGTCGCCCACCCCGACGACCTGGAGTTCGGCGCAGCCGCCGCGGTGGCCCGCTGGACCGGTCAGGGCAAGCAGGTCGTCTACTGCATGGTCACCAGCGGCGAGGCGGGCATCGACGCGATGTCGCCGGAGGAGTGCCGCCCGGTCCGGGAGGCCGAGCAGGTGGAGTCGGCGCGGGTCGTCGGGGTCGACACCGTCGACTTCCTCGGGCTGCCCGACGGCGTCCTGGAGTACGGCGTGCCCCTGCGGCGCGCGATCGCCGGGGCCGTGCGACGCCACCGCCCCGACGTGGTGCTCACCGGCAACTTCCGCGACACCTGGGGCGGGGCCAACCTCAACCAGGCCGACCACATCGCCGTGGGGCGGGCGGTCCTCGACGCCGTCCGCGACGCCGGCAACCGCTGGGTGTTCACCGAGCAGCTGGCCGAGGGCGGTGGGTCGCTGGAGCGGTGGGACGGCGTCGGTGAGGTGTGGGCCTTCGGGTCACCGCAGTCCACGCACGCCGTCGACACCACGGACACCTTCGATGCCGGTGTGGCCTCGCTCGAGGCGCACCGCGCCTACATCGACGGCCTGGGCTGGGAGCACTTCGACCCCCGCGAGTTCCTCGAGGGGATGGCCCGGGCGACCGGGCAGCGGCTGGGGTGCGCGTTCGCCGCGCCGTTCGAGGTGTTCGCGATGGGCTGGGGCGAGTAG
- a CDS encoding DUF3151 domain-containing protein → MSIGQDLMAGPPPTHLPEDPAAAALAEGQERHAVARQFPASPFAWAALAGAAAEQQADPVTIYAYARVGYHRSLDMLRRSGWKGHGPVPWEHEPNRGFLMCLALLALAARSIGEDDEWERCSTFLRDSSPTAYDQLLTDLG, encoded by the coding sequence ATGAGCATCGGACAGGACCTGATGGCGGGCCCGCCCCCCACCCACCTCCCCGAGGACCCGGCCGCCGCCGCGCTGGCCGAGGGCCAGGAGCGGCACGCGGTGGCGCGGCAGTTCCCCGCCTCACCGTTCGCCTGGGCGGCGCTCGCCGGCGCGGCCGCCGAGCAGCAGGCCGACCCCGTGACGATCTACGCCTACGCCCGCGTCGGCTACCACCGCTCCCTGGACATGCTGCGCCGCAGCGGCTGGAAGGGCCACGGGCCGGTGCCGTGGGAGCACGAGCCCAACCGCGGGTTCCTCATGTGCCTGGCGCTGCTGGCTCTGGCTGCCCGCAGCATCGGCGAGGACGACGAGTGGGAGCGCTGCTCGACCTTCCTGCGCGACTCCAGCCCCACGGCGTACGACCAGCTGCTGACCGACCTCGGCTGA
- the fbaA gene encoding class II fructose-bisphosphate aldolase — MPIATPEKYAEMLDAAKAGAYAFPAINVSSSQTLNAALQGFADAGSDGIIQVSTGGAEYLSGPTRKDMVTGSVAFAAYAAEVAKNYPVNIALHTDHCPKDKLDGFVRPLLDLSAERVKRGEAPLFQSHMWDGSAVPLEENLTIAGELLEKCIAAKIILEIEVGVVGGEEDGVENEINEKLYSTPEDAIATAKALGYGERGYYMTALTFGNVHGVYKPGNVKLRPEVLKAAQEAVVGEFGLEAGSKPFHLVFHGGSGSTAQEISDAVDYGVVKMNVDTDTQYAFTRPVAAHMFNNYDGVLKVDGEVGNKKAYDPRAWGKAAEAGMAARVVEACEHLRSAGRSLG; from the coding sequence GTGCCCATCGCCACCCCTGAGAAGTACGCCGAGATGCTGGACGCCGCGAAGGCCGGTGCCTACGCCTTCCCCGCGATCAACGTCTCGTCCAGCCAGACCCTCAACGCGGCGCTGCAGGGCTTCGCCGACGCAGGCTCGGACGGGATCATCCAGGTCTCGACCGGCGGCGCCGAGTACCTCTCCGGCCCCACCCGCAAGGACATGGTGACCGGGTCCGTCGCGTTCGCGGCGTACGCCGCCGAGGTCGCGAAGAACTACCCGGTCAACATCGCGCTGCACACCGACCACTGCCCCAAGGACAAGCTCGACGGCTTCGTCCGCCCGCTGCTCGACCTCTCCGCGGAGCGGGTCAAGCGCGGCGAGGCGCCGCTGTTCCAGTCGCACATGTGGGACGGCTCGGCGGTGCCGCTGGAGGAGAACCTCACCATCGCCGGCGAGCTGCTCGAGAAGTGCATCGCCGCCAAGATCATCCTCGAGATCGAGGTCGGCGTGGTCGGCGGCGAGGAGGACGGCGTCGAGAACGAGATCAACGAGAAGCTCTACTCCACCCCCGAGGACGCGATCGCCACCGCCAAGGCGCTCGGCTACGGCGAGCGCGGCTACTACATGACCGCGCTGACCTTCGGCAACGTCCACGGCGTCTACAAGCCGGGCAACGTCAAGCTGCGTCCGGAGGTGCTGAAGGCGGCCCAGGAGGCCGTGGTCGGCGAGTTCGGTCTCGAGGCCGGCTCCAAGCCCTTCCACCTGGTCTTCCACGGCGGCTCGGGCTCGACGGCCCAGGAGATCTCCGACGCCGTCGACTACGGCGTGGTGAAGATGAACGTCGACACCGACACCCAGTACGCCTTCACCCGGCCCGTGGCCGCGCACATGTTCAACAACTACGACGGCGTGCTGAAGGTCGACGGCGAGGTCGGCAACAAGAAGGCCTACGACCCGCGCGCCTGGGGCAAGGCGGCCGAGGCCGGCATGGCCGCCCGCGTGGTCGAGGCCTGTGAGCACCTCCGCTCGGCGGGTCGCTCGCTGGGCTGA
- a CDS encoding DUF2867 domain-containing protein, with product MGRPSLSLRLPRSLHTSGRGSTSPRSADEAWAVLAGAGPGRHWYADAAPFVVRGALDRLALGGGRRWPVPYGPLLRAGDRAGFWRVLAAGPTTTGHRLVLEAAVRAPGRVRLELRVDGRPDGCAVDLQITFEPEGLLGTAYLLADVGAREVVTTLVDARIRADLS from the coding sequence ATGGGTCGTCCGTCCCTTTCCCTGCGCCTGCCCCGGTCGCTGCACACCTCGGGCCGGGGCTCGACGTCGCCCCGCTCGGCCGACGAGGCGTGGGCGGTGCTCGCGGGTGCCGGCCCCGGCCGGCACTGGTACGCCGATGCCGCCCCGTTCGTGGTGCGCGGGGCGCTCGACCGGCTGGCCCTCGGCGGTGGTCGCCGCTGGCCGGTCCCCTACGGGCCGCTGCTGCGGGCCGGTGACCGAGCCGGCTTCTGGCGGGTCCTGGCCGCCGGCCCGACCACGACCGGGCACCGGCTGGTGCTGGAGGCCGCGGTGCGGGCTCCCGGCCGGGTGCGGCTCGAGCTCCGTGTCGACGGACGCCCGGACGGCTGCGCGGTCGACCTGCAGATCACCTTCGAGCCCGAGGGACTGCTCGGGACCGCCTACCTGCTGGCCGACGTCGGCGCCCGCGAGGTCGTGACGACGCTCGTCGATGCCCGGATCCGCGCCGACCTCTCCTAG
- a CDS encoding septum formation family protein gives MRLRSIVLPALGSLLSLTLLTAPAGAADEPVEPDPMAGAPAVGTCADMTWADVMGETATEDVDCARRHTTEVVGVGQLPDDLSWDRRRKVGKAVVAACAPGWETITTDDHLLYRRSAYEKFWFMPSQEQRDAGARWFRCDLARVKGERLMVITGAGMPTVTKKLHSNVRRCMTKDFYGTVCKTKVRHLGWRNKEAFWLSVPAKDARAEKKVRRAALERCPDRVRTPKFAWSWFTDENRRWVVLCYEKV, from the coding sequence GTGCGTCTGCGTTCCATCGTCCTGCCGGCCCTGGGTTCTCTGCTCAGCCTCACGCTGCTCACGGCACCCGCCGGCGCAGCCGACGAGCCGGTCGAGCCCGACCCGATGGCGGGCGCGCCCGCCGTCGGCACCTGCGCCGACATGACCTGGGCCGACGTCATGGGTGAGACCGCGACCGAGGACGTCGACTGCGCCCGCCGGCACACCACCGAGGTCGTGGGCGTGGGCCAGCTCCCCGACGACCTGTCGTGGGACCGGCGACGCAAGGTCGGCAAGGCGGTCGTCGCCGCCTGCGCCCCGGGGTGGGAGACCATCACCACCGACGACCACCTGCTCTACCGCCGCTCGGCCTACGAGAAGTTCTGGTTCATGCCCTCGCAGGAGCAGCGCGACGCCGGTGCCCGCTGGTTCCGCTGCGACCTGGCCCGGGTCAAGGGCGAGAGGCTGATGGTGATCACCGGGGCCGGGATGCCGACGGTGACCAAGAAGCTGCACAGCAACGTGCGGCGCTGCATGACCAAGGACTTCTACGGCACCGTCTGCAAGACCAAGGTCCGTCACCTCGGCTGGCGCAACAAGGAGGCCTTCTGGCTCTCGGTCCCGGCGAAGGACGCCCGGGCCGAGAAGAAGGTGCGCCGGGCCGCCCTGGAGCGCTGCCCCGACCGCGTCCGGACGCCGAAGTTCGCCTGGTCGTGGTTCACCGACGAGAACCGCCGGTGGGTCGTCCTCTGCTACGAGAAGGTCTGA
- a CDS encoding M14 family zinc carboxypeptidase, with protein sequence MAPLRRPLLAAAVGAAALAASLLGPSPAAVSTERPWTPQLVRVHADAESVGALGLDLTEHGGTEGVDVVLHTAAERARLEASGFHSEVLVPDLVAREAERNRLDAEYAARTVRSALPSGRTSYRTLEDYETELRDLAREHRSLVRHLTLPEPGLDGREVHGVEIAHRVRRPADGRPTFLMLGLHHAREWPSAEHTMEFAHDLVALERTDRDVRRLLRRVRVVVVPVVNPDGFDLSRTSGGLVDLNVLNPLDPTGTLLPVATQVLTPGLAYLRKNCRLVAGVDTPDGTCAAMLTTPAGFGLGVDLNRNYGQWWSGPGAAGTAPSVTEFHAGLLDPRHHGADAFSEPETRNVRDLVLSRQVTTLITNHTSGNLVLRPWAGAPDHVTDGGVPLGLAPDEKALRRLGARFAAENGYTNQRSHELYDGVGTTEDWAYAATGAFGFTFEIGPTEFHPPFEDVVAEYVGADRPGGGNRAAYLVALEHAADRRAHGVLTGRAPAGATLTLTRDAATTTWDGTSPARLRTTLVVPRSGDFTWHVNPSTRPTSPQAEKYRLTCTSARGRSQVTRVRVERGERVRVALRRC encoded by the coding sequence ATGGCCCCCCTCCGCCGCCCCCTCCTCGCCGCCGCGGTCGGCGCCGCCGCGCTCGCCGCCTCGCTGCTCGGGCCGAGCCCGGCCGCCGTCTCCACCGAGCGTCCCTGGACCCCACAGCTGGTGCGGGTGCACGCCGACGCCGAGTCGGTCGGAGCCCTCGGGCTCGACCTCACCGAGCACGGCGGCACCGAGGGCGTCGACGTCGTCCTGCACACCGCCGCGGAGCGGGCACGCCTCGAGGCGTCCGGGTTCCACTCGGAGGTGCTGGTCCCCGACCTGGTGGCCCGCGAGGCCGAGCGCAACCGCCTCGATGCGGAGTACGCCGCCCGCACGGTCCGCTCCGCGCTGCCGTCCGGCCGCACGTCGTACCGCACGCTCGAGGACTACGAGACCGAGCTGCGTGACCTGGCCCGCGAGCACCGCTCCCTGGTGCGGCACCTGACGCTCCCTGAGCCTGGTCTCGACGGCCGCGAGGTGCACGGCGTCGAGATCGCCCACCGGGTCCGGCGTCCCGCCGACGGCCGCCCCACCTTCCTGATGCTGGGGCTGCACCACGCCCGCGAGTGGCCCTCGGCGGAGCACACGATGGAGTTCGCCCACGACCTGGTGGCGCTCGAGCGCACCGACCGCGACGTACGCCGGCTGCTGCGGCGCGTGCGCGTGGTCGTCGTGCCGGTGGTCAACCCCGACGGCTTCGACCTGTCGCGCACCTCCGGCGGGCTGGTCGACCTCAACGTGCTCAACCCGCTGGACCCCACCGGGACCCTGCTCCCCGTCGCCACCCAGGTGCTCACCCCGGGCCTGGCCTACCTCCGCAAGAACTGCCGCCTCGTCGCCGGGGTCGACACCCCCGACGGCACCTGCGCGGCGATGCTGACCACGCCTGCGGGCTTCGGCCTCGGCGTCGACCTCAACCGCAACTACGGCCAGTGGTGGAGCGGCCCGGGCGCCGCCGGGACCGCCCCGAGCGTCACCGAGTTCCACGCCGGGCTGCTCGACCCGCGCCACCACGGCGCCGACGCCTTCTCCGAGCCCGAGACGCGCAACGTGCGCGACCTGGTGCTGTCGCGGCAGGTGACGACCCTGATCACCAACCACACCTCCGGCAACCTCGTGCTGCGGCCGTGGGCCGGCGCGCCCGACCACGTCACCGACGGCGGCGTGCCCCTCGGCCTGGCTCCCGACGAGAAGGCCCTGCGCCGCCTCGGCGCGCGATTCGCCGCCGAGAACGGCTACACCAACCAGCGCAGCCACGAGCTCTACGACGGGGTCGGCACCACCGAGGACTGGGCCTACGCCGCCACGGGCGCGTTCGGGTTCACCTTCGAGATCGGGCCCACCGAGTTCCACCCGCCCTTCGAGGACGTCGTCGCGGAGTACGTCGGCGCCGACCGCCCCGGGGGCGGCAACCGCGCGGCGTACCTCGTCGCCCTGGAGCACGCCGCCGATCGGCGGGCGCACGGCGTCCTCACCGGGCGTGCGCCCGCCGGCGCGACGCTCACGCTGACCCGGGATGCTGCGACCACGACCTGGGACGGCACCAGCCCGGCACGCCTGCGCACGACCCTCGTCGTGCCCCGGTCCGGAGACTTCACCTGGCACGTCAACCCGTCGACGCGACCGACGTCGCCGCAGGCGGAGAAGTACCGCCTGACCTGCACGTCCGCACGGGGCAGGAGCCAGGTGACGCGGGTCCGGGTGGAGCGCGGTGAGCGGGTCCGGGTGGCCCTGCGACGGTGCTGA
- a CDS encoding M14 family zinc carboxypeptidase translates to MIRRTRARRTALAATATLAALALAPLTAIGSEAATTSPANIFRPQLVKVDTPTRADKMVLSKLGLDLTEHAGHDYVEVVLHSVADRARLLAAGLTYDVEIPDLVARSLEVWKTDEAYAASVVQSPLPSGRDGYRTLEDYNADMADLAERFPQHVKLFELNHPTLDGRIVQGVEIGQGVKGPDTGKPTFVLMGLHHAREWPSGENAMEFAIDLAEGYGKDKRTTKLLKKGRVVVVPVVNADGFDLSRTDGEFVDLRALDGGDTVSILGTPGHAYMRKNCRLIDGVDTPDGSCAAQLTTNGGFLLGVDLNRNYGGFWGGPGAAGSTPNPAEVELGPLDPTYRGAAPFSEPETQNIQELVRSRQVTMLISNHTFGNLILRPNGVAPSTIGPDGLPVGDSPDEKGLKKVGAKMAAQNGYSNQHGWQLYDTTGTTEDWSYNATGGYGYTFEIGPDEFHPPYEDVVDQYLGAGEYAGKGNREAYFIALKHAIDTKYHGVLKGKAPKGATIRLRKDFDSPTWDSSFEDFVDSSITVGKKGRFNWIVNPSTRPVVMGKKVDELADAPFASETIEGSVTVPGVGTATHEYVAKKASDVMRIDLTWPTPDDLDLAVYLKKGDELVEMGTSGNLPGSGEAVEIPDAPAGTYVIEVINYASVTPTYTVEVGQFSAKSSKVKGTKESYVLTCEVDGKVQSKKNLYIARGQVKKLDLRRACR, encoded by the coding sequence ATGATCCGCCGAACCCGCGCCCGCCGGACCGCCCTCGCGGCGACCGCCACGCTGGCCGCCCTTGCCCTCGCCCCTCTCACGGCGATCGGCTCGGAGGCCGCCACCACCTCCCCCGCCAACATCTTCCGTCCGCAGCTGGTCAAGGTCGACACCCCGACCCGCGCCGACAAGATGGTGCTCTCCAAGCTCGGCCTGGACCTCACCGAGCACGCCGGCCACGACTACGTCGAGGTCGTCCTGCACTCGGTCGCCGACCGCGCCCGGCTGCTCGCCGCCGGCCTGACCTACGACGTCGAGATCCCCGACCTCGTCGCCCGCTCGCTCGAGGTGTGGAAGACCGACGAGGCCTACGCCGCCTCGGTCGTGCAGAGCCCGCTGCCCTCCGGCCGCGACGGCTACCGCACCCTCGAGGACTACAACGCCGACATGGCCGACCTGGCCGAGCGGTTCCCCCAGCACGTCAAGCTGTTCGAGCTCAACCACCCGACCCTCGACGGCCGCATCGTCCAGGGCGTCGAGATCGGCCAGGGCGTCAAGGGCCCCGACACCGGCAAGCCGACCTTCGTGCTGATGGGCCTGCACCACGCCCGCGAGTGGCCCTCCGGCGAGAACGCCATGGAGTTCGCCATCGACCTCGCCGAGGGCTACGGCAAGGACAAGCGCACCACGAAGCTGCTGAAGAAGGGCCGCGTCGTCGTGGTCCCCGTGGTCAACGCCGACGGCTTCGACCTCTCCCGCACCGACGGTGAGTTCGTCGACCTGCGTGCTCTGGACGGCGGTGACACCGTCTCCATCCTGGGCACGCCGGGTCACGCCTACATGCGCAAGAACTGCCGCCTCATCGACGGCGTCGACACCCCCGACGGGTCCTGCGCCGCGCAGCTCACCACCAACGGCGGCTTCCTGCTCGGCGTCGACCTCAACCGCAACTACGGCGGCTTCTGGGGCGGCCCCGGCGCCGCCGGCAGCACCCCGAACCCGGCGGAGGTCGAGCTCGGCCCGCTCGACCCGACCTACCGGGGTGCCGCTCCGTTCTCGGAGCCGGAGACCCAGAACATCCAGGAGCTGGTGCGCAGCCGCCAGGTCACGATGCTGATCTCCAACCACACCTTCGGCAACCTGATCCTGCGCCCCAACGGCGTGGCCCCCTCCACCATCGGCCCCGACGGCCTCCCGGTGGGCGACAGCCCCGACGAGAAGGGCCTGAAGAAGGTCGGCGCCAAGATGGCCGCCCAGAACGGCTACTCCAACCAGCACGGCTGGCAGCTCTACGACACCACCGGCACGACCGAGGACTGGTCCTACAACGCCACCGGTGGCTACGGCTACACCTTCGAGATCGGCCCCGACGAGTTCCACCCGCCGTACGAGGACGTCGTCGACCAGTACCTCGGTGCCGGCGAGTACGCCGGCAAGGGCAACCGCGAGGCCTACTTCATCGCCCTGAAGCACGCCATCGACACCAAGTACCACGGTGTCCTCAAGGGCAAGGCCCCCAAGGGCGCGACCATCCGCCTGCGCAAGGACTTCGACTCCCCGACCTGGGACTCCAGCTTCGAGGACTTCGTCGACTCCTCCATCACGGTGGGCAAGAAGGGCAGGTTCAACTGGATCGTGAACCCCTCGACCCGCCCGGTGGTCATGGGCAAGAAGGTCGACGAGCTGGCTGACGCCCCGTTCGCCTCGGAGACCATCGAGGGCTCGGTGACCGTCCCCGGCGTCGGCACCGCCACCCACGAGTACGTCGCCAAGAAGGCCTCGGACGTCATGCGGATCGATCTGACCTGGCCGACCCCGGACGACCTCGACCTCGCGGTCTACCTGAAGAAGGGCGACGAGCTGGTCGAGATGGGCACCTCGGGCAACCTGCCGGGCTCCGGCGAGGCCGTCGAGATCCCCGACGCCCCGGCCGGCACCTACGTCATCGAGGTCATCAACTACGCCTCGGTGACCCCGACCTACACCGTCGAGGTCGGCCAGTTCTCCGCGAAGTCCTCGAAGGTCAAGGGCACCAAGGAGTCCTACGTCCTCACCTGCGAGGTCGACGGCAAGGTGCAGAGCAAGAAGAACCTCTACATCGCCCGCGGCCAGGTCAAGAAGCTCGACCTGCGACGCGCCTGCCGCTGA
- a CDS encoding TrmH family RNA methyltransferase codes for MPHGPAEVGVGPWPGEWPVGDHWDRDLLRDGDRRNVVDRYRYWTMEAIRADLDTRRHGFHVAIENWQHDFNIGTVVRSANAFLAAEVHIVGNRRWNRRGAMVTDRYQHVLHHPTVEDLTAHLRERDLPLYGVDNLPGSQHLETMAVPREVCFLFGQEGPGLSPAAREACDATFSIAQFGSTRSINASAAAAIAMHTWVVQHADLSHDDTWRG; via the coding sequence ATGCCGCACGGACCCGCCGAGGTGGGGGTCGGCCCGTGGCCCGGCGAGTGGCCCGTGGGCGACCACTGGGACCGCGACCTGCTGCGCGACGGCGACCGACGCAACGTCGTCGACCGGTACCGCTACTGGACGATGGAGGCGATCCGCGCCGACCTCGACACCCGGCGGCACGGCTTCCACGTCGCCATCGAGAACTGGCAGCACGACTTCAACATCGGCACCGTCGTCCGCTCGGCCAACGCCTTCCTGGCCGCCGAGGTCCACATCGTCGGCAACCGGCGGTGGAACCGCCGCGGTGCGATGGTGACCGACCGCTACCAGCACGTCCTCCACCACCCGACGGTCGAGGACCTCACGGCCCACCTGCGCGAGCGGGACCTGCCGTTGTACGGCGTGGACAACCTGCCGGGCTCCCAGCACCTGGAGACGATGGCGGTGCCGCGCGAGGTGTGCTTCCTCTTCGGCCAGGAGGGCCCCGGCCTCTCGCCCGCCGCCCGCGAGGCCTGCGACGCCACCTTCTCCATCGCCCAGTTCGGCTCCACCCGCTCCATCAACGCCTCTGCCGCGGCCGCCATCGCCATGCACACCTGGGTGGTCCAGCACGCCGACCTCTCCCACGACGACACCTGGCGCGGCTGA